In Terriglobus sp. TAA 43, a single window of DNA contains:
- a CDS encoding carboxypeptidase-like regulatory domain-containing protein produces MFSRRYRLASVALALIATSAQPSLVAQVVGSTIHGVVTDSSGAAVSGAAVVVRDEDTGTERRLVTDAAGRYAAPSVAVGTYSISVQAAGFASEKHSGISLTVGQAVAFDLHLRVASEAQQVSVTDSAPTVNLSNEQVSGLVNERQVKDLPLNGRSYDQLITLNPATVNYTSQRSGSVGTSNSSVGNMFSVSGRRPQDNLYLLNGVEYTGASLINVTPGGTSGQLLGVEAVREFNVVSDTYGASYGKRQGAQISIVTASGTNRVHGSAYEFLRNSALDARNYFDQAKKPNFQRNNFGAALGGPIRKDKVFLFGNYEGYRQNLGLSDVTLVPNAASRASAVASVKPLLNLWPIANGPDLGSGIAIAYSTPTQHIREDFGTARADVNLTANDLLFGVYTVDDSTAHTPTQNPLSLIDEALREQVFSVQEQHVFSPRVLNTARFGFSRASFYFLGSVPADVAAVAGTFVPGKPVGAIVIAGSTASNGSSQITGAGANVGSNNAITRNLFTFDDHVYITLGNHTLEAGGWLQRLQSNDNLAQNQYGQASFASLSTFLAGNIKTFTVVPSPTELAWRSWFGAAYVEDTWKAHRNLELSYGLRFESSNGFNEARGRAGVYTLTNGVISTNPTVGSNGLLNNRAKFLPQPRVGLAWNVSGDGKTAVRASFGLHHSLLDNLDYRFDQAAPFNTTLSYSGTTVANPTSGAAGLISPSNVQTDIATPTVASYTLRIERQLAPNLSLTAGYIGSHGYHQILSENQNEPASITCNNNCPTGVPNGTLYYPNTTRANPAVANTTSWVSQGVSNYNGLLLDLKRNLASGLQFRAVYTFSKNLDNGSAWNTSVSANTPAFVSYPKNPALDYGTASTDVRHLAAFNGTYNLPFGHGHALASNSGAFTNELVSGWMVSTILTLQSGLPFSPQLGYNPTGSGDTRNPVRPNVNPGFNGKLVNKGTTAQRVAQYFNPAAFSAPAYGTVGNLGRDTLNAPGYANWDLSLQKTTSIGERVLAQFRVESFNLLNHTNLLSPNAVIYSSGPSQGTTANQTAAIVASPTAGVITAAATSRQLQLSLKLSF; encoded by the coding sequence ATGTTTTCGCGTCGCTATCGTCTTGCATCCGTTGCACTCGCTCTTATCGCTACCTCCGCTCAACCGTCGCTCGTAGCCCAGGTTGTTGGTAGCACCATTCATGGTGTCGTAACGGACTCGTCTGGTGCTGCCGTTTCTGGCGCCGCCGTCGTTGTACGCGACGAAGATACTGGTACGGAGCGCCGCCTGGTCACCGATGCAGCAGGACGATACGCCGCGCCATCTGTGGCTGTTGGCACCTACAGCATCTCCGTGCAGGCCGCGGGCTTTGCGTCGGAAAAGCACAGCGGCATCAGCCTCACTGTGGGACAGGCCGTTGCGTTTGATCTGCATCTGCGTGTTGCTTCGGAGGCGCAGCAGGTCAGCGTGACCGACAGTGCACCTACCGTGAATCTTTCGAACGAACAGGTCTCCGGTCTGGTGAACGAACGACAGGTGAAGGACCTGCCGCTGAACGGCCGAAGCTACGACCAGCTCATCACCTTGAATCCCGCGACGGTGAATTACACCTCGCAGCGGTCGGGTTCGGTGGGTACATCAAACTCGTCGGTGGGCAATATGTTTTCTGTCTCAGGGCGACGTCCTCAGGACAATCTTTACCTGCTGAACGGTGTGGAATACACCGGCGCGTCGTTGATCAATGTAACGCCCGGCGGTACCAGCGGGCAGTTGCTGGGTGTGGAGGCTGTACGCGAATTCAATGTGGTGTCTGACACGTATGGCGCCAGCTATGGCAAGAGGCAGGGTGCACAGATCAGCATCGTTACGGCGTCAGGAACGAACCGCGTGCATGGTTCGGCGTATGAGTTTTTGCGGAACTCCGCGCTGGATGCGCGCAACTACTTCGATCAGGCAAAGAAGCCGAACTTCCAACGCAATAATTTTGGTGCTGCGTTGGGCGGGCCTATTCGTAAAGACAAGGTGTTTCTCTTCGGCAACTACGAAGGCTATCGCCAGAACCTTGGTTTGAGTGACGTTACGCTGGTGCCGAATGCGGCATCGCGCGCATCAGCAGTGGCATCGGTAAAGCCGCTACTCAACCTGTGGCCTATTGCAAATGGACCGGATCTTGGTTCGGGTATCGCGATTGCCTATTCGACGCCGACGCAGCACATTCGTGAAGACTTTGGCACGGCACGCGCCGATGTGAATCTCACCGCGAATGATCTGTTGTTTGGTGTGTATACCGTGGATGATTCGACGGCGCACACGCCCACGCAGAATCCGCTTTCGTTGATTGACGAAGCGTTGCGCGAGCAGGTGTTCAGCGTGCAGGAGCAGCATGTGTTTTCGCCACGTGTGTTGAACACAGCCCGTTTCGGCTTTTCGCGCGCCAGCTTTTACTTCCTCGGCTCGGTACCTGCGGATGTTGCTGCTGTCGCTGGCACATTTGTTCCGGGTAAGCCGGTAGGCGCGATTGTGATCGCGGGATCGACGGCCTCTAATGGTTCTTCGCAAATCACCGGTGCGGGTGCGAACGTTGGGTCGAACAATGCGATCACGCGCAACCTGTTCACTTTCGACGACCACGTTTACATCACGCTGGGCAATCACACGCTGGAAGCAGGTGGATGGTTGCAGCGTCTGCAATCGAATGACAACCTGGCGCAGAACCAGTACGGACAGGCCAGCTTTGCATCGCTATCGACGTTTCTCGCAGGCAATATCAAAACGTTCACCGTTGTGCCTTCGCCAACGGAACTGGCATGGCGAAGCTGGTTTGGTGCGGCCTATGTGGAAGACACGTGGAAGGCACATCGCAATCTGGAACTGAGCTATGGTCTGCGCTTTGAAAGCAGCAATGGTTTCAATGAAGCGCGGGGCCGCGCTGGTGTGTACACGCTGACCAACGGCGTCATCAGCACCAATCCCACCGTGGGCAGCAATGGCCTGTTGAACAATCGCGCGAAGTTCCTGCCACAGCCCCGAGTTGGGCTTGCATGGAATGTGAGTGGCGATGGCAAAACCGCAGTGCGCGCCAGCTTCGGTCTGCATCATTCGCTGCTGGACAACCTGGATTATCGATTCGATCAGGCTGCGCCGTTTAATACGACGCTTTCATACAGCGGTACTACTGTTGCGAATCCAACGTCTGGCGCGGCAGGTTTGATCTCACCTTCGAATGTGCAGACGGATATTGCGACGCCAACGGTTGCGTCCTATACGTTGCGTATTGAACGCCAGCTTGCACCGAATCTCTCGTTGACTGCGGGCTACATTGGATCGCATGGCTATCACCAGATTTTGAGCGAGAACCAGAACGAACCGGCATCGATCACCTGCAACAACAATTGCCCCACCGGTGTGCCCAACGGCACGCTGTATTACCCGAACACCACGCGCGCGAATCCTGCCGTGGCGAACACCACATCGTGGGTGTCGCAGGGCGTCAGCAATTACAACGGCCTGTTGTTGGACTTGAAGCGGAACTTAGCCAGCGGTCTGCAGTTCCGCGCGGTTTATACCTTCAGCAAGAATCTGGATAACGGATCGGCGTGGAACACGAGCGTCTCTGCGAATACACCTGCGTTCGTTTCTTATCCGAAGAACCCCGCGCTGGATTACGGTACTGCTTCCACGGATGTTCGTCATCTTGCAGCGTTCAACGGAACGTACAATCTGCCGTTCGGTCACGGCCATGCACTCGCTTCGAACAGCGGTGCGTTCACCAATGAACTGGTGAGCGGATGGATGGTGAGCACGATCCTTACGCTGCAGAGTGGTCTGCCGTTCTCACCGCAGCTTGGCTATAACCCCACAGGTTCCGGCGATACGCGTAACCCAGTTCGCCCGAATGTAAACCCCGGCTTCAACGGCAAGCTAGTCAATAAAGGCACGACAGCTCAGCGTGTGGCACAGTACTTCAATCCTGCGGCATTCAGTGCGCCCGCATATGGTACGGTAGGCAATCTGGGACGCGACACGCTGAATGCTCCGGGTTACGCGAACTGGGATCTGTCACTACAAAAGACCACTTCGATTGGCGAACGTGTGCTGGCGCAGTTCCGTGTGGAGAGTTTCAATCTTTTGAATCACACGAATCTGCTGAGCCCGAATGCGGTGATCTATTCTTCCGGCCCATCGCAAGGCACCACAGCAAATCAAACTGCAGCGATTGTCGCAAGCCCTACTGCGGGTGTCATCACAGCGGCTGCGACTTCGCGACAATTGCAATTGAGTCTGAAATTGAGCTTCTAA
- a CDS encoding TIM barrel protein, giving the protein MSATHSKPRLHNAMWPGIVGKGPDSTEPFIDLDTMLDLTAQAEVNGQKFDGVDLFMSAPHTSIDSTDDDLKVLANKLQSRGLVCGSFVAPVWAPTGGGSAMGNEMEVRKFLEQVRKACVIGRKMTALGVRPSGVIRIDSATGTGDWYKDPKGNTDKIAKTFCEAANIAEAEGQRLAAEGEICWAGMHGWDHMLRLLEKVNKPKTVGFQADMAHTMLYTLGYNSPESRIVAEGCATPEEIMTALKKVTKALRPWTFDFHVAQNDGTVKGQGSHDKTGRHCAPDDPNGLMDIVKVAGLWMRDDNGVPTRAFEHICWDGCMFPNDVMTDPQTWNKVLKVMIDVRDAHGWN; this is encoded by the coding sequence ATGTCAGCAACACACAGCAAACCGCGCCTGCACAACGCCATGTGGCCCGGAATCGTTGGTAAAGGACCAGATTCCACCGAGCCATTTATTGATCTTGACACTATGCTGGACCTGACCGCGCAAGCTGAAGTGAACGGCCAGAAATTTGATGGTGTGGACCTGTTCATGTCCGCACCGCACACGTCGATTGACTCTACCGATGACGACCTGAAGGTGCTCGCGAACAAGCTGCAATCCCGCGGTCTAGTCTGCGGATCGTTTGTTGCTCCGGTGTGGGCGCCCACGGGCGGCGGCTCCGCGATGGGCAATGAGATGGAAGTTCGCAAGTTCCTGGAGCAGGTCCGCAAGGCGTGCGTGATCGGCCGCAAGATGACCGCGCTCGGCGTGCGTCCCAGCGGCGTCATCCGTATCGATTCCGCCACTGGGACCGGCGATTGGTACAAGGACCCGAAGGGCAATACGGACAAGATCGCCAAGACCTTTTGTGAGGCTGCAAACATTGCAGAAGCAGAAGGTCAGCGTCTGGCCGCAGAAGGTGAAATCTGCTGGGCAGGCATGCACGGTTGGGATCACATGCTGCGTCTGCTTGAGAAAGTAAATAAGCCGAAGACGGTGGGCTTCCAGGCAGACATGGCCCACACCATGCTGTACACGCTTGGCTATAACTCGCCAGAGAGCCGCATCGTGGCCGAGGGTTGCGCCACTCCTGAAGAGATCATGACTGCGTTGAAGAAGGTCACGAAGGCGCTACGTCCGTGGACGTTTGACTTCCACGTTGCGCAGAACGACGGCACCGTGAAGGGTCAGGGCTCACACGACAAAACCGGACGCCACTGCGCTCCAGATGATCCGAATGGATTGATGGACATTGTGAAGGTGGCAGGGCTGTGGATGCGCGACGACAACGGTGTCCCTACGCGCGCGTTCGAGCACATTTGCTGGGATGGGTGCATGTTCCCGAACGATGTCATGACCGACCCTCAGACGTGGAACAAGGTGTTGAAGGTAATGATCGACGTGCGCGATGCGCATGGTTGGAACTAA
- a CDS encoding sugar O-acetyltransferase: MANRTEREKMLAGELYDPFDPELMEGRERARDLCHSLNNTRDRDADERRSLMRLLFGKGGDTVWMQPPFFCDYGANIELGERVFFNFNCIVLDVCRVIIGDYTQIGSGVQILTPLHPLEASLRRQQEYGAPVTIGNDVWIGAGALILPGVAIGDRTVIGAGSVVTRDIPSDVLAVGNPCRVLRPITSEDRARTKP, encoded by the coding sequence ATGGCGAACCGCACCGAACGCGAAAAGATGCTCGCAGGCGAGCTCTACGATCCCTTTGACCCGGAACTGATGGAAGGCAGGGAACGCGCACGCGACCTTTGCCATTCGTTAAACAACACGCGCGACCGCGATGCGGATGAACGCCGCTCGCTGATGCGTCTGCTGTTTGGCAAAGGTGGCGACACCGTGTGGATGCAGCCACCTTTCTTTTGCGACTATGGCGCAAACATTGAGTTGGGTGAACGCGTGTTCTTCAACTTCAACTGCATTGTGCTGGATGTATGCCGCGTCATCATTGGCGATTACACGCAGATTGGCAGCGGTGTGCAGATTCTTACACCGCTGCATCCGTTGGAGGCATCGCTGCGTCGTCAGCAGGAATACGGCGCACCGGTCACCATTGGCAACGACGTATGGATTGGTGCAGGTGCGCTGATTCTTCCTGGCGTCGCCATTGGAGATCGCACGGTGATTGGTGCGGGCAGTGTGGTCACACGCGACATTCCTTCGGATGTGCTGGCCGTTGGCAATCCATGCCGCGTGCTCCGGCCCATCACATCAGAAGATCGCGCGAGGACTAAGCCATGA
- a CDS encoding Gfo/Idh/MocA family protein, with translation MSKKTLNIGLVGYGFMGRTHSNAFRQAPKFFDLPYEPVLKAVSARNPDRVKKFADNWGWQSVESDWKKLVERDDIDLIDIASPNDTHAEIAIAAAKAGKIVMCEKPLGRTAEEAKTMVKAVEDAGVANMVWYNYRRVPAVVMLKDLLDEGRFGRIFHYRTQFLQDWTISQDLPMGGEGLWRLDASVSGSGVTGDLLAHNIDMAMWLNGPIKEVSAATETFIKERKNTLTGEVVPVKIDDASAFIARFENGSLALFEATRYARGHKALFTLEINGEKASASWDLHDLHHLQYFDYKNDGKLRGWTDIHITDGDHPYMKNWWVPGLQIGYEHTFTHQVADFVASLDSGKPVGPTFRDGLMTEYVTDAVLKSAQTKKWETVETE, from the coding sequence GTGAGCAAGAAGACACTCAACATTGGCCTGGTGGGTTATGGCTTTATGGGCCGCACGCACTCCAACGCGTTTCGCCAGGCGCCGAAGTTTTTCGATCTGCCGTATGAGCCGGTGCTCAAAGCGGTGTCCGCGCGCAATCCGGATCGCGTGAAAAAGTTTGCGGATAACTGGGGATGGCAGTCCGTTGAAAGCGATTGGAAGAAGCTCGTCGAGCGCGACGACATCGACCTGATCGATATCGCCAGCCCGAACGACACACATGCAGAGATTGCCATTGCAGCCGCAAAGGCAGGCAAGATCGTTATGTGCGAGAAGCCACTGGGCCGCACCGCAGAAGAAGCGAAGACCATGGTCAAAGCCGTGGAAGATGCAGGCGTGGCAAACATGGTCTGGTACAACTATCGCCGCGTACCCGCCGTCGTGATGTTGAAGGACCTGCTGGATGAAGGCCGCTTCGGTCGCATCTTTCATTACCGCACGCAGTTCCTGCAGGACTGGACCATCTCACAAGACTTGCCAATGGGCGGCGAAGGTCTGTGGCGTCTGGATGCCTCTGTCTCTGGCAGCGGCGTAACGGGCGACCTGCTTGCGCACAACATCGATATGGCCATGTGGCTCAATGGCCCCATTAAAGAAGTCAGCGCAGCCACAGAAACCTTCATCAAGGAACGCAAGAACACGCTCACAGGTGAAGTCGTTCCAGTGAAGATTGATGACGCTTCCGCATTCATCGCGCGCTTCGAAAACGGATCACTCGCGCTGTTTGAAGCGACCCGCTATGCACGCGGCCACAAGGCGCTGTTCACGCTTGAGATCAATGGTGAAAAGGCTTCTGCCTCGTGGGATCTGCATGACCTTCATCATCTGCAGTACTTCGACTACAAGAACGACGGCAAGCTGCGCGGCTGGACAGACATTCACATCACCGATGGCGATCACCCGTACATGAAGAACTGGTGGGTGCCCGGACTGCAGATCGGTTACGAACATACCTTCACGCACCAGGTAGCTGACTTCGTAGCTTCGCTGGATAGTGGCAAGCCAGTGGGACCAACCTTCCGCGATGGCTTGATGACGGAATATGTGACGGACGCGGTATTGAAGTCCGCACAGACAAAGAAGTGGGAGACGGTGGAGACGGAGTAA
- a CDS encoding tannase/feruloyl esterase family alpha/beta hydrolase, with protein sequence MIRSSLLALSLISLPASAFAAQDCASLKKLAVPDATILSATEVPSQPFAAPISTPGLMLPPLCVVKGILHPTTDSKIRFEVWLPQTGWNGKIVDVGNGGFAGSIGYQQMGANVLAGYASGDSDAGHQADSEDASWAFGHPEKIKDFAWRAVHLTAGVTKTMVKAYYGKPQEKAYFDSCSDGGREALMEAQRFPQDYDGILAGAPANNWTHMLTNGLAMAQAMGDDPTAFFSSMKLPAIHAASLAACDAQDGVKDGILSDPEHCRFDPAVLTCKGAEDTSCLTPKQVQTLRALYTGSKDAKGQTIFPGYVPGDEGAGWKSWILGTAPTTGSGGAYVTNYFRYMVYNDPKWNPLAANTEDALRRGMEGAAKEVDATNADLSAFAAHGGKLILYHGWNDPGISPWNTVNYFNAVKKTMGEAKAGQTVRLFMAPGVEHCLGGPGPSLFGQLGFPAANGKGSGAMDLLQVWAEKGTAPEMILATTPKDPRVPQIVRPLCAYPKRAVYNGKGDPNQPDSFTCKAD encoded by the coding sequence ATGATTCGCTCTTCTTTACTTGCGCTGAGTCTCATTTCCCTTCCCGCCTCCGCCTTTGCCGCCCAGGATTGCGCATCGCTGAAGAAGCTAGCGGTGCCGGACGCCACCATACTTTCCGCCACCGAAGTGCCTTCGCAGCCCTTTGCCGCACCCATATCCACGCCGGGGCTGATGCTGCCTCCGTTGTGTGTGGTGAAAGGCATCCTGCACCCTACGACCGATTCCAAGATCCGTTTTGAAGTATGGCTGCCGCAGACGGGATGGAACGGCAAGATCGTAGACGTGGGCAACGGCGGCTTCGCCGGTTCCATCGGCTATCAGCAGATGGGTGCGAATGTGTTGGCGGGTTACGCCAGTGGCGATTCTGACGCAGGCCATCAGGCCGATTCTGAGGATGCAAGCTGGGCCTTCGGACATCCCGAGAAGATCAAAGACTTCGCCTGGCGCGCGGTTCATCTCACCGCAGGCGTGACGAAGACCATGGTGAAGGCTTACTACGGCAAGCCGCAGGAGAAGGCATACTTCGACTCATGCAGCGACGGTGGGCGTGAAGCGCTGATGGAAGCACAGCGTTTCCCGCAAGACTATGACGGCATTCTCGCTGGCGCTCCCGCCAACAACTGGACGCACATGCTGACCAACGGTCTTGCAATGGCGCAGGCCATGGGCGATGACCCAACAGCGTTCTTCTCCAGCATGAAGCTGCCGGCAATTCATGCAGCCTCGCTCGCCGCATGTGATGCACAGGACGGCGTGAAGGACGGCATCCTCAGCGATCCAGAACACTGCCGGTTTGATCCTGCAGTGCTCACCTGCAAAGGCGCTGAAGACACCAGTTGCCTGACGCCAAAACAGGTGCAGACACTTCGCGCGCTGTATACCGGCAGCAAAGATGCAAAGGGACAGACCATCTTTCCCGGTTACGTTCCAGGCGATGAAGGCGCGGGATGGAAGAGCTGGATTCTCGGCACGGCACCCACCACCGGCAGCGGCGGCGCGTATGTAACCAACTACTTCCGCTACATGGTCTACAACGACCCCAAGTGGAACCCGCTCGCGGCCAATACGGAAGATGCTTTGCGACGTGGCATGGAAGGCGCAGCCAAAGAAGTTGATGCCACCAACGCTGATCTTTCCGCATTCGCAGCGCATGGCGGCAAGCTGATTCTGTATCACGGCTGGAACGACCCTGGCATCTCGCCATGGAACACGGTGAACTACTTCAACGCTGTGAAGAAGACCATGGGCGAAGCGAAAGCTGGGCAAACGGTGCGACTGTTCATGGCGCCCGGAGTGGAACATTGCCTCGGTGGCCCTGGGCCAAGCCTCTTTGGTCAGCTTGGATTTCCCGCAGCAAACGGCAAAGGCTCCGGCGCGATGGATCTGCTGCAGGTGTGGGCAGAGAAGGGCACAGCCCCTGAGATGATCCTCGCCACCACGCCGAAAGATCCGCGAGTGCCGCAGATCGTGCGTCCGCTATGCGCTTATCCGAAACGCGCTGTGTACAACGGCAAAGGCGATCCGAATCAGCCCGACAGTTTCACCTGCAAAGCAGATTGA
- a CDS encoding HAD family phosphatase yields MEFHLDPASFRALIFDCDGTLVETLPAHIAALRATLGPMGILPTAEWARTLYGTTPPQVLLAIEKTYGPIPAPHADILKQWVANYAKSLHLLERIVSVCDVALQFQGKVPMAVASNNQRANIEATLRAVGMDGVFGWIVSGEDVAKGKPAPDLFLEAARRMQVEPQDCLVFEDSREGVEAAEAAGMRVIRIDASASRVPVTSETR; encoded by the coding sequence ATGGAATTCCACCTTGACCCTGCCAGCTTCCGAGCCCTGATCTTCGATTGCGACGGAACACTGGTGGAGACGCTGCCCGCGCACATTGCCGCGCTGCGGGCCACGCTGGGCCCCATGGGCATTTTGCCCACGGCAGAATGGGCTCGGACCCTATACGGCACCACACCGCCGCAGGTGCTGCTCGCCATTGAAAAGACCTACGGCCCCATTCCCGCGCCACATGCGGACATTCTGAAGCAGTGGGTAGCGAATTACGCAAAAAGCCTGCATCTGCTGGAACGCATTGTTTCGGTGTGTGACGTGGCTCTGCAGTTTCAGGGCAAAGTTCCCATGGCCGTCGCTTCCAATAATCAACGCGCCAACATTGAAGCCACCCTGCGCGCTGTGGGCATGGATGGGGTCTTTGGATGGATCGTTTCAGGTGAGGATGTGGCCAAGGGCAAACCCGCTCCGGATCTCTTTCTTGAAGCAGCCCGCCGCATGCAGGTGGAACCGCAGGACTGCCTTGTCTTCGAGGATTCCCGCGAAGGGGTAGAGGCTGCGGAAGCGGCGGGGATGCGCGTGATCCGCATCGACGCCAGTGCGTCTCGCGTTCCTGTGACCAGCGAAACACGCTAA
- a CDS encoding DUF1080 domain-containing protein yields MKYRNLIAAAGALTLSATLMAQAPAGAPPANPLRAGFQRIQQPPPMVDFADNTGFTSLFDGTLKGWSYDPNLWDIKDGSIHIVATCEKPTGTVYAVSTAGEFGDFVLKYEMKGTGNINGGMQFRSYITGDPSSTGTKFPPVVRPAQQPRPAGANAPARPPRPAACANPGTPPTREYESKWDLAGPQADFDEGNKYSGMFYEQSGRAVIATPGFSMYGDASGSYAMAKIVDKAQHDEWFHKDDWNQFIVVAIGHSTSIYMNGHLITQFVDTDPTYFRPSGKIGVESESTGDLWVRNISIKKL; encoded by the coding sequence ATGAAGTATCGCAACTTAATCGCCGCTGCGGGAGCACTTACCCTCTCCGCGACACTCATGGCGCAGGCCCCAGCGGGCGCGCCGCCTGCCAATCCGCTGCGCGCCGGTTTCCAGCGCATTCAGCAGCCGCCACCAATGGTGGACTTTGCCGACAACACCGGCTTTACGTCGCTCTTTGATGGAACGCTGAAGGGTTGGAGTTACGACCCAAACCTGTGGGACATCAAGGATGGTTCGATTCATATCGTCGCCACTTGCGAGAAGCCCACCGGCACGGTGTATGCCGTTTCCACCGCGGGGGAGTTCGGCGACTTCGTGCTGAAGTATGAAATGAAGGGCACCGGCAACATCAACGGCGGCATGCAATTCCGTAGCTACATTACGGGCGATCCATCTTCCACCGGCACGAAGTTCCCACCGGTAGTGCGCCCCGCGCAACAGCCGCGTCCGGCAGGAGCGAATGCACCGGCACGTCCTCCGCGCCCGGCTGCATGCGCCAATCCCGGCACACCGCCGACGCGCGAGTACGAGTCCAAGTGGGATCTGGCTGGTCCGCAGGCCGACTTTGACGAAGGCAACAAGTACAGCGGCATGTTCTATGAACAGAGCGGTCGCGCCGTTATCGCCACACCTGGTTTCTCCATGTATGGCGATGCCAGCGGCAGCTATGCCATGGCAAAGATCGTGGACAAGGCACAGCACGACGAGTGGTTCCACAAGGATGACTGGAACCAGTTCATCGTAGTGGCGATTGGTCACTCCACATCGATTTACATGAACGGTCACCTGATTACGCAGTTTGTAGATACCGATCCCACTTACTTCCGCCCCAGCGGCAAGATTGGTGTGGAATCGGAATCCACCGGCGACCTTTGGGTGCGTAACATTTCCATTAAGAAGCTGTAA